One genomic segment of Pseudoalteromonas sp. GCY includes these proteins:
- the purH gene encoding bifunctional phosphoribosylaminoimidazolecarboxamide formyltransferase/IMP cyclohydrolase, whose amino-acid sequence MDIHRPIRRALLSVSDKTGIVEFATALAAQGVEILSTGGTCKLLADNGIKVTEVSDYTGHPEIMDGRVKTLHPKVHGGILGRRGQDEDVMTENNISAIDMVVVNLYPFAQTVAKADCSLEDAIENIDIGGPTMVRAAAKNHKDVTIVVNANDYSRVIEEMKANSGSTTYKTRFDLAISAYEHTAQYDGMIANYFGKMVPDYTEEAAEETKFPRTINMQFTKKQDMRYGENSHQDAAFYVENNIEEASVATAKQLQGKALSYNNIADTDAALECVKEFDKPACVIVKHANPCGVAVDDNILAAYDRAFKTDPTSAFGGIIAFNRELDGDTAEAIVARQFVEVIIAPSVSEEAAQIVAAKQNVRLLECGQWSNKTTGTDIKRVNGGILVQDRDQGMVGLDDLKVVSKRQPTEQELKDLLFCWKVAKFVKSNAIVYARDGMTIGVGAGQMSRVYSAKIAGIKAADENLEVPGSVMASDAFFPFRDGIDAAAAAGITAVIQPGGSMRDEEVIAAADEAGMAMVFTGMRHFRH is encoded by the coding sequence ATGGATATACATCGTCCAATTCGTCGCGCCCTACTAAGCGTGTCAGATAAAACCGGTATCGTTGAATTCGCCACAGCTCTTGCAGCTCAAGGCGTAGAAATTTTATCAACCGGCGGTACTTGCAAACTACTTGCAGACAACGGCATTAAAGTAACAGAAGTATCTGATTACACTGGCCACCCAGAAATCATGGATGGTCGCGTTAAAACGCTTCACCCAAAAGTGCACGGCGGTATCTTAGGACGTCGCGGTCAAGACGAAGACGTCATGACTGAAAACAATATTTCAGCAATCGATATGGTAGTAGTCAACTTATACCCCTTCGCACAAACTGTTGCGAAAGCTGACTGTAGCCTAGAAGATGCAATCGAAAACATCGATATTGGTGGTCCAACTATGGTTCGTGCTGCGGCTAAAAACCACAAAGATGTGACCATTGTTGTAAATGCGAATGACTACAGCCGTGTCATTGAAGAAATGAAGGCGAACTCTGGCTCTACAACATACAAGACACGTTTCGACCTTGCTATATCGGCCTATGAGCATACCGCACAGTATGACGGCATGATTGCGAACTACTTCGGTAAAATGGTTCCGGATTATACGGAAGAAGCAGCAGAGGAAACCAAATTCCCTCGCACTATCAATATGCAATTCACTAAGAAGCAAGATATGCGCTACGGTGAAAACTCGCATCAAGACGCTGCTTTCTATGTTGAAAACAACATAGAAGAAGCATCCGTCGCGACGGCTAAACAACTTCAAGGTAAAGCGCTGTCTTATAACAATATCGCTGATACCGATGCAGCACTTGAGTGTGTTAAAGAGTTTGATAAGCCGGCTTGTGTTATCGTAAAACACGCAAACCCTTGTGGTGTTGCAGTAGATGACAATATTCTTGCCGCCTATGACCGCGCATTTAAGACCGACCCAACTTCTGCCTTCGGTGGTATCATCGCCTTTAACCGAGAGCTAGACGGCGATACTGCGGAGGCCATCGTAGCGCGTCAGTTTGTTGAAGTTATCATCGCGCCTAGCGTATCAGAAGAAGCCGCACAAATCGTTGCTGCGAAGCAAAATGTACGCTTGCTAGAATGTGGCCAGTGGTCAAACAAAACCACAGGTACTGATATTAAGCGTGTTAATGGCGGTATCTTAGTACAAGATCGTGACCAAGGCATGGTTGGTTTGGACGACCTTAAGGTGGTTTCAAAACGTCAACCTACAGAGCAAGAACTAAAAGATCTACTGTTCTGCTGGAAAGTCGCTAAATTTGTTAAGTCTAACGCGATTGTTTACGCCCGTGATGGGATGACTATTGGTGTAGGCGCTGGTCAAATGAGCCGCGTATATTCTGCAAAAATTGCAGGGATCAAAGCCGCCGACGAAAACCTAGAAGTACCAGGTTCTGTGATGGCTTCTGATGCGTTCTTCCCATTCCGTGATGGCATTGACGCTGCTGCAGCTGCAGGTATCACCGCGGTTATCCAGCCGGGTGGTTCAATGCGTGATGAAGAGGTGATTGCCGCCGCTGATGAAGCGGGAATGGCAATGGTGTTTACCGGCATGCGCCACTTCCGCCATTAA
- the dusB gene encoding tRNA dihydrouridine synthase DusB: MRIGPYQLENNLIVAPMAGITDRPFRQLCRRLGAGLAVSEMLSSNPKVWKTDKSQNRMDHSGESGIRSVQIAGADPELMAQAAQFNVANGAQIIDINMGCPAKKVNKKLAGSALLQYPELVDEIVTAVVAAVDVPVSLKIRTGWDTDNRNGVEIARIAERRGIASLAVHGRTRACMYKGEAEYATIREIKRSVSIPVVANGDITSPEKAKQVLEYTGADAIMIGRAAQGRPWIFREIDHYLRTGEHLPEPEIAEVRAILMEHLVNLHQFYGEPMGARIARKHVSWYLQAHDQEGQFRRVFNALETPEAQIEALEDYFETLG; this comes from the coding sequence GTGCGTATTGGTCCATACCAACTTGAAAACAATCTTATCGTAGCACCAATGGCTGGGATCACCGACAGACCGTTTCGACAACTGTGTCGACGTCTAGGTGCGGGGCTTGCGGTATCAGAAATGTTGTCTTCAAATCCAAAAGTGTGGAAAACCGATAAGTCGCAAAATCGCATGGATCACAGCGGTGAATCGGGCATTCGCTCGGTACAAATCGCAGGAGCAGATCCTGAGTTGATGGCGCAAGCAGCACAATTTAATGTCGCAAACGGTGCGCAGATCATAGATATCAATATGGGCTGCCCCGCTAAGAAAGTGAACAAGAAGCTTGCAGGCTCAGCATTGTTGCAATATCCAGAGTTGGTTGACGAAATCGTAACTGCTGTGGTTGCTGCCGTTGACGTACCTGTGTCGTTAAAAATCCGTACAGGATGGGACACAGACAATCGTAACGGTGTTGAGATTGCTCGCATAGCTGAACGTCGAGGCATTGCTTCGCTAGCCGTGCATGGCCGTACAAGAGCATGTATGTACAAGGGCGAAGCTGAATACGCCACGATCAGAGAAATTAAACGTTCAGTATCTATTCCTGTGGTAGCAAACGGTGACATTACGTCTCCTGAAAAAGCGAAGCAGGTGCTGGAATACACGGGCGCAGATGCCATTATGATTGGTCGAGCCGCCCAAGGTCGTCCTTGGATTTTCCGAGAAATAGACCACTATTTGCGAACCGGTGAACATTTGCCAGAACCTGAAATAGCAGAGGTTCGAGCAATATTGATGGAGCACTTAGTAAATCTCCATCAATTCTATGGTGAGCCAATGGGAGCGCGCATCGCACGCAAGCATGTATCTTGGTATTTGCAGGCCCATGACCAAGAAGGTCAATTTAGGCGAGTATTCAATGCCTTGGAGACGCCAGAAGCGCAAATCGAGGCATTAGAAGACTATTTTGAAACATTAGGGTGA
- the purD gene encoding phosphoribosylamine--glycine ligase, with product MNVLVIGSGGREHALAFKAAQNPSVKTVFVAPGNAGTALEPKLENVAIGVEDIDALVVFAKENNVQLTIVGPEAPLVIGVVDRFREEGLAIFGPTQAAAQLEGSKSFTKDFLARHDIPTAAYQTFEEIEPALAYLKAQGAPIVVKADGLAAGKGVIVAMTEAEAEEAIRDMLAGNAFGEAGSRVVIEEFLEGEEASFIVMVDGKNVLPFATSQDHKRAYDGDKGPNTGGMGAYSPAPVVTPDIHDRIMAEVINPTVEGMAKEGHPYTGFLYAGLMITADGTPKVIEYNCRFGDPETQPIMLRLQSDLVELIEAANREELDQTSIEFDPRAAVGVVLAASGYPGNYPKGDAISGLQVNYPEGEKVFHAGTKQDGEHVVTAGGRVLCATALGHTVTEAQKRAYSLVKDIHWDGVEYRTDIAYRAIARES from the coding sequence ATGAATGTACTAGTCATTGGCAGCGGTGGACGTGAGCATGCGCTTGCGTTCAAAGCCGCACAAAACCCATCTGTAAAAACGGTTTTTGTAGCACCAGGTAACGCAGGTACTGCGCTTGAGCCTAAACTCGAAAACGTGGCTATCGGCGTTGAAGATATCGATGCCTTAGTCGTCTTTGCTAAAGAAAACAATGTGCAATTAACCATTGTTGGCCCTGAAGCGCCACTGGTTATCGGTGTAGTTGACCGTTTCCGTGAAGAAGGCTTAGCTATTTTTGGACCTACTCAAGCGGCAGCACAGTTGGAAGGTTCAAAGTCGTTTACTAAAGACTTTTTAGCACGTCACGATATTCCAACAGCGGCTTATCAAACGTTTGAAGAAATTGAGCCTGCGCTTGCCTACTTGAAAGCGCAAGGTGCACCTATCGTCGTTAAGGCTGATGGTCTTGCTGCTGGTAAAGGGGTCATCGTGGCAATGACCGAAGCGGAAGCGGAAGAAGCTATCCGCGATATGCTTGCGGGGAATGCTTTTGGTGAAGCAGGCAGCCGCGTGGTTATTGAAGAGTTTTTAGAAGGTGAAGAAGCCTCTTTCATCGTCATGGTAGACGGCAAAAATGTACTTCCTTTTGCCACCAGCCAAGATCACAAACGTGCATACGATGGTGATAAAGGCCCAAATACAGGTGGTATGGGTGCATACTCTCCAGCTCCTGTAGTCACGCCAGATATTCATGACCGCATTATGGCCGAAGTGATCAATCCAACGGTTGAAGGTATGGCTAAAGAAGGCCACCCTTATACAGGTTTCCTATACGCAGGTTTAATGATCACAGCGGACGGCACACCAAAAGTTATCGAGTATAACTGCCGCTTTGGCGACCCTGAAACACAACCTATCATGTTACGCCTACAATCTGATTTAGTTGAGCTGATTGAAGCGGCAAACCGTGAAGAGCTTGATCAAACATCGATTGAATTCGATCCGCGAGCTGCTGTTGGTGTTGTGCTTGCAGCTAGTGGCTACCCGGGCAACTACCCTAAGGGTGACGCTATTTCAGGTCTTCAAGTGAACTACCCTGAAGGTGAAAAGGTGTTCCATGCTGGTACTAAGCAAGATGGCGAGCATGTAGTCACCGCTGGTGGTCGAGTATTATGTGCAACGGCCCTTGGCCACACGGTAACCGAAGCGCAAAAACGTGCCTACTCTCTAGTGAAAGACATTCACTGGGATGGCGTAGAGTACCGCACAGATATCGCATATCGCGCAATCGCACGCGAAAGCTAA
- the fis gene encoding DNA-binding transcriptional regulator Fis, which produces MFEQNVTSPFITNAHVQSQEKPQPLRDAVKKAVHHYLKQLNGQDVQDVYELVLSELEAPLLEEVMTYTRGNQTRAAILLGINRGTLRKKLKKYGMN; this is translated from the coding sequence ATGTTCGAACAAAATGTGACTTCTCCATTTATTACTAACGCTCATGTTCAGTCACAAGAGAAACCGCAACCTTTGCGCGATGCAGTTAAAAAAGCTGTACATCACTACCTAAAGCAGCTTAATGGTCAAGACGTACAAGACGTTTATGAGTTAGTTCTTTCTGAGCTTGAAGCACCTCTACTTGAAGAGGTTATGACTTATACTCGTGGTAACCAGACTCGTGCAGCGATCCTTTTAGGTATCAACCGTGGCACACTTCGCAAGAAGCTAAAAAAATACGGCATGAACTAA
- the rpoD gene encoding RNA polymerase sigma factor RpoD, with protein MDQSPQSQLKLLIQKGKEQGYLTFAEVNDHLPQDIIDSDQVEDIISMINDMGIQVSENAPDADELMMQETTTDEDAAEAAAAALATVEKEIGRTTDPVRMYMREMGTVELLTREGEIQIAKRIEEGINQVQISVAEYPEAITYLLEQWDKYEAEEMRLSDIVSGFFDPNAIEEDEAPISATHIGSELSDEDLDDEDDDEDDDDDDSEEGDSGPDPEEAREHFEQLRTLYNKAREIFESKGRSHPDAKAAIQEIGDHFRTFKLVPKQFDRMVNNMRDMMDKVRVQERIIMKQAVQIAKVPKKVFVKHFANNETDTAWIDAEIASGEKHSAKLAEVKPEIERCVNKLKAFEDSTGLSIERIKDINRRMSIGEAKARRAKKEMVEANLRLVISIAKKYTNRGLQFLDLIQEGNIGLMKAVDKFEYRRGYKFSTYATWWIRQAITRSIADQARTIRIPVHMIETINKLNRISRQMLQEMGREPSPEELAERMMMPEDKIRKVLKIAKEPISMETPIGDDEDSHLGDFIEDTTIESPIDSATMESLRGATNEVLAGLTAREAKVLRMRFGIDMNTDHTLEEVGKQFDVTRERIRQIEAKALRKLRHPSRSDLLKSFLDVKG; from the coding sequence ATGGATCAATCTCCTCAGTCACAACTCAAACTTCTGATTCAGAAAGGTAAAGAGCAAGGTTATTTAACTTTTGCAGAAGTTAACGATCATCTTCCACAAGACATCATAGACTCAGATCAGGTAGAAGATATCATCAGCATGATCAACGATATGGGTATTCAGGTCTCTGAAAATGCGCCTGATGCTGATGAGTTGATGATGCAAGAAACAACAACAGATGAGGATGCTGCGGAAGCAGCGGCTGCGGCTTTAGCAACAGTAGAAAAAGAAATTGGCCGCACAACTGACCCTGTTCGTATGTATATGCGTGAAATGGGTACGGTTGAACTTCTAACTCGTGAAGGCGAAATCCAAATCGCTAAGCGTATTGAAGAAGGGATCAACCAAGTACAGATTTCTGTTGCAGAATACCCTGAAGCTATTACTTACCTTCTAGAGCAATGGGACAAGTACGAAGCAGAAGAAATGCGCCTAAGCGACATTGTTTCTGGTTTCTTTGACCCTAATGCTATCGAGGAAGACGAAGCACCAATTTCAGCAACACACATCGGTTCTGAGCTAAGTGATGAAGACTTAGATGACGAAGATGATGATGAAGATGATGACGATGACGATTCAGAAGAAGGCGATTCAGGTCCGGATCCTGAAGAAGCTCGTGAGCATTTTGAACAACTTCGTACGCTGTACAATAAAGCGCGAGAAATTTTTGAAAGTAAAGGTCGTTCGCACCCAGATGCGAAAGCTGCAATTCAGGAAATCGGCGATCACTTCCGTACTTTCAAGTTAGTTCCTAAGCAGTTCGACCGAATGGTAAATAACATGCGCGACATGATGGACAAAGTGCGTGTTCAAGAACGCATCATCATGAAGCAAGCAGTTCAGATTGCCAAGGTACCAAAAAAGGTTTTTGTTAAGCACTTTGCTAACAACGAAACCGATACCGCATGGATCGACGCTGAAATTGCATCAGGTGAAAAACACTCGGCAAAACTTGCTGAAGTAAAACCTGAAATCGAGCGTTGTGTTAACAAGCTTAAAGCGTTTGAAGATAGCACTGGTCTTAGCATTGAGCGTATTAAAGACATCAACCGTCGCATGAGCATTGGTGAAGCAAAAGCTCGCCGGGCGAAGAAAGAGATGGTTGAAGCGAACTTACGTCTTGTAATTTCAATCGCTAAAAAGTATACCAACCGTGGTCTGCAGTTCTTGGATCTGATCCAAGAAGGTAACATCGGTCTGATGAAAGCGGTTGATAAATTTGAATACCGTCGTGGTTATAAGTTTTCAACATACGCAACTTGGTGGATCCGTCAGGCGATTACACGCTCGATTGCGGATCAGGCAAGAACTATCCGTATTCCAGTGCATATGATTGAAACGATCAACAAGCTGAATCGTATCTCTCGTCAAATGCTACAGGAGATGGGCCGTGAGCCAAGTCCTGAAGAATTGGCAGAGCGTATGATGATGCCTGAAGACAAGATCCGCAAAGTGTTAAAGATCGCCAAAGAGCCAATCTCAATGGAGACGCCAATTGGTGATGATGAAGATTCACATCTTGGTGACTTTATCGAAGACACTACTATTGAGTCGCCGATTGATTCAGCAACGATGGAAAGTCTTCGTGGCGCAACCAACGAAGTGCTGGCAGGCCTTACTGCTCGTGAAGCTAAAGTACTACGTATGCGTTTCGGTATCGATATGAATACAGACCACACGTTAGAAGAAGTGGGTAAACAGTTTGATGTAACACGTGAGCGTATTCGTCAGATTGAAGCTAAAGCGCTACGTAAGTTGCGCCACCCTTCTCGCTCAGATCTATTAAAGAGCTTTTTAGACGTTAAAGGCTAA
- the prmA gene encoding 50S ribosomal protein L11 methyltransferase yields MAWIQIRIYSDKADADALSDMLMDVGCPSVTFMDSKNNPVYEPKPGEVILWPETTVIGLFEANHDMQAVVDFVQSQYDKPLNYKLEQLEDKDWEREWMDNFHPIKFGERLWICPSWRDVPDPNAVNVLLDPGLAFGTGTHATTALCLQWLEQQDLSGKTVVDFGCGSGILGIAAIKLGAERVIGIDIDPQALIASRDNAERNGVADKLEVYLPENQPQFSADIVVANILAQPLRELHEIILGFLGDKGAIAMSGILEEQAQSVADVYAPFLKLDNIAQQGEWTRVSGVKK; encoded by the coding sequence ATGGCTTGGATCCAAATCCGAATTTATTCAGATAAAGCCGATGCCGATGCTTTAAGCGATATGCTTATGGATGTCGGTTGTCCGTCTGTCACATTCATGGATAGTAAAAACAATCCCGTTTACGAACCAAAACCTGGCGAAGTCATCTTATGGCCTGAAACAACGGTGATTGGTTTATTTGAAGCGAACCATGATATGCAAGCAGTCGTTGACTTTGTCCAGTCACAATATGACAAACCGTTAAACTACAAGCTTGAACAGCTAGAAGACAAAGACTGGGAACGCGAGTGGATGGATAATTTCCACCCAATTAAGTTTGGCGAGAGATTATGGATCTGCCCAAGCTGGCGTGATGTGCCAGATCCCAATGCTGTCAATGTGTTACTAGATCCAGGCCTTGCATTTGGTACTGGTACCCATGCCACAACCGCACTTTGCCTGCAGTGGCTAGAACAACAAGACCTCAGTGGCAAAACGGTCGTTGATTTTGGCTGTGGCTCTGGGATTTTAGGCATTGCAGCAATCAAATTAGGCGCTGAGCGTGTGATTGGTATTGATATCGATCCACAAGCGCTTATCGCAAGCCGCGATAATGCCGAGCGTAATGGCGTTGCAGATAAGCTAGAAGTGTATTTACCTGAAAATCAGCCGCAATTCAGTGCTGATATCGTTGTTGCTAATATTCTTGCACAGCCGCTGAGAGAGCTACACGAAATCATTCTCGGCTTCTTGGGCGACAAAGGCGCCATCGCCATGTCTGGTATTTTAGAAGAGCAAGCGCAATCCGTTGCGGATGTTTACGCACCATTTTTAAAGCTAGACAACATTGCCCAACAGGGTGAATGGACGCGCGTCAGCGGTGTGAAAAAATAA
- a CDS encoding DUF2797 domain-containing protein, producing the protein MQVQGTLSKLKSALVEPIQYQLPVGDNLVSLNDYFGKPVTLTFTGNIFCSSCGKKTKKSYSQGHCFVCMKKLASCDMCIMKPETCHYDQGTCREPQWGEENCMIPHYVYLANTSGLKVGITRHTQIPTRWVDQGATQALPIFKVQTRHQSGLVEVALAQFIADKTNWRNMLKGINPEIDLKAEAAKLIPEIQARLDELAELFGATAIEVLDEKVVDLTFPVEQHPSKISSFNFDKDPVVSGVLEGIKGQYLIFDNGVINIRKFTSYEITFSDE; encoded by the coding sequence ATGCAAGTACAAGGTACACTCAGCAAGTTGAAATCAGCGCTTGTTGAGCCTATTCAATATCAATTACCCGTGGGTGATAACTTAGTATCGCTCAACGATTACTTTGGTAAACCAGTTACCCTTACCTTCACCGGCAATATATTTTGCAGTAGCTGTGGTAAAAAAACCAAAAAGAGCTATTCGCAAGGCCACTGTTTCGTGTGTATGAAAAAGCTCGCTAGCTGCGACATGTGCATTATGAAGCCAGAGACCTGCCACTATGATCAAGGTACCTGTCGTGAACCCCAATGGGGCGAAGAGAACTGTATGATCCCGCACTATGTGTACTTAGCCAATACCTCAGGTCTTAAAGTTGGGATCACTCGTCATACGCAGATCCCAACGCGTTGGGTAGATCAAGGCGCAACGCAAGCACTGCCGATTTTTAAGGTGCAAACCCGTCACCAGTCAGGATTAGTGGAAGTGGCGCTGGCTCAGTTTATTGCCGATAAGACTAACTGGCGCAATATGCTCAAAGGCATCAATCCTGAAATAGACCTCAAAGCCGAAGCCGCTAAGCTTATTCCCGAGATCCAAGCAAGGCTCGACGAGCTTGCTGAACTCTTTGGTGCAACCGCCATTGAAGTGCTGGACGAGAAAGTGGTTGATCTCACCTTCCCTGTAGAGCAGCACCCGAGCAAAATCAGCTCGTTTAACTTTGATAAAGACCCTGTAGTATCAGGCGTGCTTGAAGGGATCAAAGGCCAATACCTTATTTTTGATAATGGCGTGATCAATATCCGTAAGTTTACCTCCTACGAAATCACCTTCTCTGACGAATAA
- a CDS encoding class I SAM-dependent methyltransferase: protein MNLGMKSLIAAAVFTTLVGCNATESNSSQAVPSAIAKAVASDNRAEKNRARDQYRHPSETLAFFGIEPSMTVVEIAPGGGWYSEILAPLVKGQGTYYAAHFPADSDVGYYQRSLKSYKEKVATNPDYSEVKITEFAPMTHSNIAPQGSADVVLTFRNVHNWYMGKGDEGVLSAFNAFNKALKPGGILGVVEHRLPEHRQLEDQKSSGYMKQSYVVDIAKQAGFELVASSDINANPLDSANHPKGVWTLPPRLALGDEKAAQYKAIGESDRMTLKFKKL from the coding sequence ATGAATCTAGGTATGAAATCTCTTATCGCTGCGGCAGTGTTTACCACTTTAGTGGGCTGCAACGCGACAGAATCCAACTCCAGCCAAGCAGTACCAAGTGCGATTGCAAAAGCCGTTGCTAGCGACAATCGAGCTGAGAAAAATAGAGCCCGAGACCAGTATCGCCATCCAAGTGAAACGCTTGCTTTTTTTGGCATTGAACCATCAATGACCGTGGTAGAAATTGCACCTGGTGGTGGCTGGTATAGCGAGATTTTAGCGCCCCTGGTTAAAGGTCAAGGCACCTATTATGCAGCGCACTTCCCTGCTGATTCAGATGTTGGCTACTATCAACGCTCATTAAAAAGCTACAAAGAAAAAGTAGCAACCAACCCAGACTATAGTGAAGTAAAGATCACGGAATTTGCACCAATGACACACAGCAATATTGCGCCACAAGGCAGTGCAGACGTGGTACTTACCTTCCGTAATGTGCATAACTGGTACATGGGTAAAGGGGATGAAGGTGTACTTAGCGCGTTCAACGCGTTTAATAAGGCACTGAAACCAGGTGGTATTTTAGGTGTGGTTGAACACCGTCTGCCTGAGCACCGTCAACTTGAGGATCAAAAGTCGTCAGGTTATATGAAGCAAAGTTATGTTGTTGATATCGCCAAGCAAGCTGGGTTTGAATTAGTTGCAAGCAGCGACATTAACGCCAACCCGCTAGACAGCGCCAATCACCCGAAAGGTGTCTGGACTCTGCCACCTCGCTTAGCGCTAGGTGATGAAAAAGCAGCGCAATATAAAGCGATTGGGGAAAGCGACCGCATGACCTTAAAATTCAAAAAGCTTTAA